Proteins encoded in a region of the Anopheles aquasalis chromosome 2, idAnoAquaMG_Q_19, whole genome shotgun sequence genome:
- the LOC126581837 gene encoding tyrosine-protein kinase Fer isoform X2: protein MGFSSALQGRAAHDALLNRQEAELKLLETMKRCLAQKAKCDREYAVSLAAVTQQGLKIDRTDDLQGSHIMRAWRGFMEELEHTAKQIRSNAEQLETVCHEKLASLYQEKRRVRKQYQEEHTKIATQFSHLTEDVARKKSEYQKHLDYYKLLRGRFEEHIKSGRSGRKLDDVIDKYQKACRKLHQAHNEYVLLISEAVEVEKDFRTTLLPGLLEHQQTLQEGFIQAWSNLLSEIAKLSDTTSEKYVEIQRRIDTSISSINSTEEYREFTDKHKTSPTTPVVFQFDESLVEDSLGKLQANTLTVDNLTVDWLRGRQVELEGTIKDLQERQAKLLAEPNGTGTLATSSSPASSSPVSTPGTKPSTPILNGTGNSNGASGKDSQQIAANKSSKELNNLRCQERQTMKLVEMIRTALNEVGCEELPSGCDDIAVEHLIENKKSVSQDLSLDSQHNNPSQAGGFFTLRTGNGGSGGGGGGGGGGGVMSMLIDQLRRKSGPPGAATSGGTGGKAAPRSVGTTPAQTPKPGHRATAASTMTLSTNRPLHEEEWFHGVLPREEVVRLLRNEGDFLVRETTRNDESQTVLSVCWNGHKHFIVQTTAEGHYRFEGPAFPSIQELIVHQYQSELPVTGRSGAVLRKPVLRERWELSNDDVILLDKIGRGNFGDVYKAKLKSSKNTLVAVKTCRMTLPEEQKRKFLQEGRILKQYDHPNIVKLIGICVQKQPIMIVMELVAGGSLLMFLRKNATTLGQRQMMGMCRDAAAGMRYLESKNCIHRDLAARNCLIGSENIVKISDFGMSREEEEYIVSGGMKQIPIKWTAPEALNFGKYTSLCDVWSYGILVWEIFSRGDTPYSGMSNSMARERIDEGYRMPSPEGAPPEMYRLMLKCWSYEPESRPHFDEIYTVVDALILCTKD, encoded by the exons ATGGGCTTCTCGTCTGCGCTGCAAGGCCGAGCGGCACACGACGCGCTGCTCAACCGGCAGGAAGCGGAGCTGAAGCTGCTGGAAACCATGAAACGGTGTCTGGCACAGAAGGCAAAGTGTGACCGGGAGTATGCCGTCTCGTTGGCGGCCGTCACCCAGCAAGGATTGAAAATCGATCGCACCGATGATCTGCAAG GAAGCCACATTATGCGTGCTTGGCGGGGTTTTATGGAAGAACTCGAGCACACTGCCAAACAGATTCGCTCCAATGCCGAGCAGCTGGAAACGGTTTGTCACGAGAAGCTGGCCAGCCTCTACCAGGAGAAACGCCGGGTCCGCAAGCAGTACCAGGAAGAGCACACCAAAATTGCCACTCAGTTCAGTCAT CTCACAGAAGACGTCGCACGGAAGAAAAGCGAATATCAGAAGCATTTAGACTACTACAAACTGCTGCGAGGTCGATTCGAGGAACATATCAAAT CTGGTCGGTCTGGGCGAAAGCTGGACGATGTCATCGACAAGTATCAAAAAGCCTGCCGGAAGCTGCACCAGGCCCACAACGAGTACGTTCTGCTCATCAGCGAGGCGGTCGAGGTGGAGAAAGATTTTCGAACAACGCTACTGCCCGGCCTTCTCGAACACCAGCAGACGCTCCAGGAAGGATTCATCCAGGCATG GAGCAATCTGCTGTCAGAAATTGCAAAACTCAGTGACACCACATCGGAAAAGTACGTGGAAATACAGCGACGCATTGATACGAGTATATCGAGCATCAACTCGACGGAGGAGTATCGCGAGTTTACGGATAAGCACAAAACATCACCGACCACGCCGGTCGTCTTCCAGTTCGACGAAAGCCTCGTCGAAGACAGTCTCGGTAAACTCCAAGCGAACACGTTGACCGTCGACAACCTGACGGTGGATTGGTTACGCGGTCGCCAGGTGGAACTCGAAGGTACGATTAAGGATCTGCAAGAACGACAAGCCAAGCTGCtcgccgaaccgaacggaaccggtACACTGGCCACTAGCAGCTCACCCGCTTCCAGCAGCCCGGTCAGTACACCGGGAACAAAGCCATCCACACCGATTCTCAACGGTACCGGAAACAGCAACGGGGCATCAGGCAAGGACTCTCAGCAGATTGCGGCCAATAA ATCATCAAAGGAGTTGAACAACCTGCGGTGCCAGGAACGCCAAACCAtgaagctggtcgagatgaTACGAACAGCACTGAACGAGGTCGGATGCGAAGAGCTACCTTCCGGATGTGACGACATCGCGGTAGAGCACCTTATCGAGAACAAAAAGTCTGTCAGTCAGGATCTATCG CTGGACTCGCAACATAACAATCCATCGCAGGCGGGAGGATTTTTCACACTGCGCACGGGtaacggtggcagtggtggtggtggtggtggtggtggaggtggtggtgtgatgtcAATGTTAATAGATCAGTTGCGACGCAAATCAGGGCCTCCGGGAGCGGCGACtagtggtggtactggtggtaaGGCGGCACCCCGATCGGTGGGTACCACTCCAGCTCAAACACCCAAACCAGGACATCGCGCGACAGCAGCGAGCACG ATGACGCTGTCCACAAACCGGCCACTGCATGAGGAAGAATGGTTCCACGGTGTGCTGCCGCGGGAAGAGGTGGTGCGGTTGCTAAGAAACGAAGGTGACTTCCTGGTGCGCGAGACGACGCGAAACGATGAAAGCCAAACCGTACTCAGTGTCTGTTGGAACGGTCACAAACACTTTATCGTGCAGACGACGGCGGAA GGCCACTACCGTTTCGAAGGACCGGCATTCCCCAGCATACAGGAGCTGATCGTGCACCAGTACCAGTCGGAGCTGCCGGTGACGGGCCGGTCAGGTGCGGTGCTGCGTAAGCCAGTGTTGCGCGAACGCTGGGAGCTGAGCAACGATGACGTGATACTGCTGGACAAGATTGGCCGGGGCAATTTCGGCGATGTGTACAAGGCGAAGCTGAAATCCTCCAAAAACACGCTGGTCGCGGTGAAAACCTGCCGCATGACGCTACCGGAGGAGCAGAAGCGCAAGTTTCTGCAGGAGGGACGCATCTTGAAGCAGTACGATCATCCCAACATCGTCAAGCTGATCGGTATCTGCGTGCAGAAGCAACCGATCATGATCGTGATGGAGCTGGTGGCCGGCGGATCGTTGCTGATGTTTTTGCGCAAAAATGCAACCACCTTGGGCCAGCGCCAGATGATGGGTATGTGCCGAGATGCGGCCGCCGGGATGCGCTACCTGGAGTCGAAAAACTGCATCCACCGTGATCTCGCGGCTCGAAACTGTTTAATCGGGAGCGAGAACATCGTGAAGATTTCTGACTTTGGAATGTCcagggaggaggaagagtatATCG TATCTGGCGGTATGAAGCAGATTCCAATCAAGTGGACTGCCCCGGAGGCGCTTAACTTTGGAAAGTACACCTCGCTGTGTGACGTCTGGTCGTACGGGATCCTGGTGTGGGAGATCTTTAGCCGTGGCGATACGCCCTACTCAGGAATGAGCAACTCGATGGCTCGCGAGCGAATAGACGAAGGCTACCGGATGCCATCGCCGGAGGGTGCTCCACCGGAGATGTACCGGCTCATGCTCAAGTGCTGGTCGTACGAGCCCGAAAGCCGGCCACACTTTGACGAAATCTATACCGTGGTCGATGCCCTGATTCTATGCACCAAGGACTGA
- the LOC126581837 gene encoding tyrosine-protein kinase Fer isoform X1, translating into MGFSSALQGRAAHDALLNRQEAELKLLETMKRCLAQKAKCDREYAVSLAAVTQQGLKIDRTDDLQGSHIMRAWRGFMEELEHTAKQIRSNAEQLETVCHEKLASLYQEKRRVRKQYQEEHTKIATQFSHLTEDVARKKSEYQKHLDYYKLLRGRFEEHIKSGRSGRKLDDVIDKYQKACRKLHQAHNEYVLLISEAVEVEKDFRTTLLPGLLEHQQTLQEGFIQAWSNLLSEIAKLSDTTSEKYVEIQRRIDTSISSINSTEEYREFTDKHKTSPTTPVVFQFDESLVEDSLGKLQANTLTVDNLTVDWLRGRQVELEGTIKDLQERQAKLLAEPNGTGTLATSSSPASSSPVSTPGTKPSTPILNGTGNSNGASGKDSQQIAANKSSKELNNLRCQERQTMKLVEMIRTALNEVGCEELPSGCDDIAVEHLIENKKSVSQDLSLDSQHNNPSQAGGFFTLRTGNGGSGGGGGGGGGGGVMSMLIDQLRRKSGPPGAATSGGTGGKAAPRSVGTTPAQTPKPGHRATAASTVNSVSSPATITCERVQASLDGFPPHATNHYQQQQQEQPQLRPLAPCSSASLYAELRSVNPEIDDEQSFPYPENRISNVYVDMEAYLGMRELSPDENSSEHACASYTNINSDHLPSLRHEQSSTAHNSQSSPMGDLPNSRTPMLGDDDGERRKYRRLRTMGDRIDDEDDDADTAEELNDSKNNLLREESYDGGDQLDEGPTESETKYLTMRKRSSPRADTTTRWKSSIEQHLDVIDALNIKLDEHQRLSARLSEDYEYIRVQTLRREAELIAAAAAATAASSTSSTAVPQRAAAGGTPFEKANSFREKIKRRIRGAKSSQLSEPVEPETPDKVANVVESFSGRLRTRIASQRQFRLMKETDSASPSTDRGSITTNGGASNSAGGRQKKKKRKSSKAHRAFKQQQQQQQQRSGLKRDTESEQEVYDQPQQLLHPANTFSEDELLVDEPPRVGSPEQMVKPSGQKFSQTVRATWRELLHSTNKVKDSSINLTNQQQQHDRMEEKLDLIPNQDRPGLLAIRFTFSDTETPEHHGSRQLDATSSTTGEGGEYCVPLLLSQSSDDTKAPQILSSGDSSHPAGSNSTTSKLAMNLKINLKERLTKLVHKRALMMGGGGTVPGKSNLLPLHQPSGEICRSCSKRIVRPGTIHPSQTVLDFVKEFPGLDICNGGHDEDDENDDCDGDGDNKKADTARPGRATESEMINLEYEDIDVITIKSHKLTDHCEGGDDDNDDDGMTLSTNRPLHEEEWFHGVLPREEVVRLLRNEGDFLVRETTRNDESQTVLSVCWNGHKHFIVQTTAEGHYRFEGPAFPSIQELIVHQYQSELPVTGRSGAVLRKPVLRERWELSNDDVILLDKIGRGNFGDVYKAKLKSSKNTLVAVKTCRMTLPEEQKRKFLQEGRILKQYDHPNIVKLIGICVQKQPIMIVMELVAGGSLLMFLRKNATTLGQRQMMGMCRDAAAGMRYLESKNCIHRDLAARNCLIGSENIVKISDFGMSREEEEYIVSGGMKQIPIKWTAPEALNFGKYTSLCDVWSYGILVWEIFSRGDTPYSGMSNSMARERIDEGYRMPSPEGAPPEMYRLMLKCWSYEPESRPHFDEIYTVVDALILCTKD; encoded by the exons ATGGGCTTCTCGTCTGCGCTGCAAGGCCGAGCGGCACACGACGCGCTGCTCAACCGGCAGGAAGCGGAGCTGAAGCTGCTGGAAACCATGAAACGGTGTCTGGCACAGAAGGCAAAGTGTGACCGGGAGTATGCCGTCTCGTTGGCGGCCGTCACCCAGCAAGGATTGAAAATCGATCGCACCGATGATCTGCAAG GAAGCCACATTATGCGTGCTTGGCGGGGTTTTATGGAAGAACTCGAGCACACTGCCAAACAGATTCGCTCCAATGCCGAGCAGCTGGAAACGGTTTGTCACGAGAAGCTGGCCAGCCTCTACCAGGAGAAACGCCGGGTCCGCAAGCAGTACCAGGAAGAGCACACCAAAATTGCCACTCAGTTCAGTCAT CTCACAGAAGACGTCGCACGGAAGAAAAGCGAATATCAGAAGCATTTAGACTACTACAAACTGCTGCGAGGTCGATTCGAGGAACATATCAAAT CTGGTCGGTCTGGGCGAAAGCTGGACGATGTCATCGACAAGTATCAAAAAGCCTGCCGGAAGCTGCACCAGGCCCACAACGAGTACGTTCTGCTCATCAGCGAGGCGGTCGAGGTGGAGAAAGATTTTCGAACAACGCTACTGCCCGGCCTTCTCGAACACCAGCAGACGCTCCAGGAAGGATTCATCCAGGCATG GAGCAATCTGCTGTCAGAAATTGCAAAACTCAGTGACACCACATCGGAAAAGTACGTGGAAATACAGCGACGCATTGATACGAGTATATCGAGCATCAACTCGACGGAGGAGTATCGCGAGTTTACGGATAAGCACAAAACATCACCGACCACGCCGGTCGTCTTCCAGTTCGACGAAAGCCTCGTCGAAGACAGTCTCGGTAAACTCCAAGCGAACACGTTGACCGTCGACAACCTGACGGTGGATTGGTTACGCGGTCGCCAGGTGGAACTCGAAGGTACGATTAAGGATCTGCAAGAACGACAAGCCAAGCTGCtcgccgaaccgaacggaaccggtACACTGGCCACTAGCAGCTCACCCGCTTCCAGCAGCCCGGTCAGTACACCGGGAACAAAGCCATCCACACCGATTCTCAACGGTACCGGAAACAGCAACGGGGCATCAGGCAAGGACTCTCAGCAGATTGCGGCCAATAA ATCATCAAAGGAGTTGAACAACCTGCGGTGCCAGGAACGCCAAACCAtgaagctggtcgagatgaTACGAACAGCACTGAACGAGGTCGGATGCGAAGAGCTACCTTCCGGATGTGACGACATCGCGGTAGAGCACCTTATCGAGAACAAAAAGTCTGTCAGTCAGGATCTATCG CTGGACTCGCAACATAACAATCCATCGCAGGCGGGAGGATTTTTCACACTGCGCACGGGtaacggtggcagtggtggtggtggtggtggtggtggaggtggtggtgtgatgtcAATGTTAATAGATCAGTTGCGACGCAAATCAGGGCCTCCGGGAGCGGCGACtagtggtggtactggtggtaaGGCGGCACCCCGATCGGTGGGTACCACTCCAGCTCAAACACCCAAACCAGGACATCGCGCGACAGCAGCGAGCACGGTAAATAGTGTTTCTAGTCCCGCTACTATTACGTGTGAGCGTGTGCAAGCTTCTTTGGATGGCTTTCCGCCGCACGCTACTAACCactaccagcaacaacagcaggaacAGCCGCAGCTGCGACCGTTAGCTCCCTGTTCATCAGCAAGCTTGTACGCTGAGCTCCGTTCCGTTAATCCAGAGATCGATGATGAGCAATCCTTTCCATACCCCGAAAACCGCATTTCAAACGTTTACGTAGACATGGAAGCGTATCTTGGGATGCGGGAGCTCAGCCCCGATGAGAACAGCAGCGAACATGCATGTGCATCGTACACTAATATCAACAGCGACCATCTTCCTTCCCTCCGCCATGAACAAAGTTCAACCGCACACAACTCGCAAAGCAGTCCAATGGGCGATCTCCCTAATTCACGCACCCCCATGCTAggggacgatgatggcgaaaggcgaaagtaTCGTCGACTACGAACCATGGGCGATCGtatcgatgatgaggatgatgatgccgatacTGCTGAGGAGTTGAACGATTCGAAAAACAATTTACTACGCGAAGAGAGCTACGATGGTGGGGATCAACTAGATGAAGGGCcgacggaatcggaaacaAAGTATCTGACGATGAGGAAACGTTCATCGCCCCGCGCTGATACGACGACCCGCTGGAAGTCCTCCATCGAGCAGCACCTGGATGTGATAGATGCGCTGAACATCAAGCTGGACGAACATCAACGCCTCTCGGCCCGCCTTTCTGAGGATTACGAATACATACGGGTGCAGACACTGCGCCGTGAAGCGGagctgatagcagcagcagcagcggcaacagcagcatcttcaaCATCCTCTACCGCTGTACCgcagcgtgcagcagcaggagggacACCGTTCGAAAAAGCAAATAGCTTCCGCGAGAAGATCAAACGGCGCATCCGAGGAGCAAAGAGCTCGCAACTTAGTGAACCGGTAGAACCGGAAACACCGGATAAGGTGGCGAATGTGGTTGAAAGTTTTTCCGGCCGATTGCGCACACGCATTGCTTCACAGCGGCAGTTTCGGTTGATGAAGGAAACGGACTCGGCCAGTCCTTCCACCGATCGTGGTTCGATCACCACAAATGGCGGCGCCTCTAACTCGGCGGGTGGAcgccagaagaaaaagaagcgtAAGTCGTCCAAAGCGCACCGTGccttcaagcagcagcagcagcagcagcagcaacgaagtGGTCTAAAACGGGATACCGAGAGTGAGCAAGAGGTGTATGACcaaccgcagcagctgctccacCCGGCAAATACCTTCTCCGAGGATGAGCTGTTAGTAGACGAGCCACCAAGAGTCGGTTCACCGGAGCAGATGGTTAAACCGAGTGGCCAAAAGTTCTCGCAAACCGTACGCGCCACGTGGCGGGAACTGTTGCACTCGACGAACAAGGTCAAGGATTCGTCAATTAATctcaccaaccagcagcagcagcacgatcgtaTGGAAGAAAAGTTAGATCTTATCCCCAATCAGGACCGTCCCGGGTTGCTAGCAATACGGTTTACCTTTTCGGACACTGAGACACCCGAACATCACGGAAGCCGCCAGCTCGatgcaacatcatcaacaacaggcGAAGGAGGAGAGTATTGTGTACCATTGCTTTTATCGCAATCGAGTGACGATACGAAGGCTCCTCAAATTCTCTCTTCCGGCGATAGCAGCCACCCGGCTGGTagtaacagcaccaccagcaagctgGCTATGAACCTGAAAATCAATCTGAAGGAAAGGCTCACCAAATTGGTACACAAAAGGGCActgatgatgggtggtggagggacAGTGCCAGGTAAAAGCAATCTTCTGCCGCTCCATCAACCATCGGGCGAAATATGTAGGTCCTGCTCCAAACGTATCGTTCGCCCGGGAACCATACACCCGAGCCAGACGGTGTTGGATTTTGTAAAAGAATTTCCTGGCCTCGATATctgcaacggtggccacgatgaggacgacgaaaacgacgattgcgatggcgacggtgacaACAAGAAGGCAGACACCGCCCGTCCAGGCCGTGCAACCGAATCGGAAATGATCAATCTCGAGTATGAGGATATCGATGTGATAACGATTAAGTCCCACAAACTAACTGACCATTGTgagggtggtgatgatgataatgatgatgatggt ATGACGCTGTCCACAAACCGGCCACTGCATGAGGAAGAATGGTTCCACGGTGTGCTGCCGCGGGAAGAGGTGGTGCGGTTGCTAAGAAACGAAGGTGACTTCCTGGTGCGCGAGACGACGCGAAACGATGAAAGCCAAACCGTACTCAGTGTCTGTTGGAACGGTCACAAACACTTTATCGTGCAGACGACGGCGGAA GGCCACTACCGTTTCGAAGGACCGGCATTCCCCAGCATACAGGAGCTGATCGTGCACCAGTACCAGTCGGAGCTGCCGGTGACGGGCCGGTCAGGTGCGGTGCTGCGTAAGCCAGTGTTGCGCGAACGCTGGGAGCTGAGCAACGATGACGTGATACTGCTGGACAAGATTGGCCGGGGCAATTTCGGCGATGTGTACAAGGCGAAGCTGAAATCCTCCAAAAACACGCTGGTCGCGGTGAAAACCTGCCGCATGACGCTACCGGAGGAGCAGAAGCGCAAGTTTCTGCAGGAGGGACGCATCTTGAAGCAGTACGATCATCCCAACATCGTCAAGCTGATCGGTATCTGCGTGCAGAAGCAACCGATCATGATCGTGATGGAGCTGGTGGCCGGCGGATCGTTGCTGATGTTTTTGCGCAAAAATGCAACCACCTTGGGCCAGCGCCAGATGATGGGTATGTGCCGAGATGCGGCCGCCGGGATGCGCTACCTGGAGTCGAAAAACTGCATCCACCGTGATCTCGCGGCTCGAAACTGTTTAATCGGGAGCGAGAACATCGTGAAGATTTCTGACTTTGGAATGTCcagggaggaggaagagtatATCG TATCTGGCGGTATGAAGCAGATTCCAATCAAGTGGACTGCCCCGGAGGCGCTTAACTTTGGAAAGTACACCTCGCTGTGTGACGTCTGGTCGTACGGGATCCTGGTGTGGGAGATCTTTAGCCGTGGCGATACGCCCTACTCAGGAATGAGCAACTCGATGGCTCGCGAGCGAATAGACGAAGGCTACCGGATGCCATCGCCGGAGGGTGCTCCACCGGAGATGTACCGGCTCATGCTCAAGTGCTGGTCGTACGAGCCCGAAAGCCGGCCACACTTTGACGAAATCTATACCGTGGTCGATGCCCTGATTCTATGCACCAAGGACTGA
- the LOC126581837 gene encoding tyrosine-protein kinase Fer isoform X3, with the protein MGFSSALQGRAAHDALLNRQEAELKLLETMKRCLAQKAKCDREYAVSLAAVTQQGLKIDRTDDLQGSHIMRAWRGFMEELEHTAKQIRSNAEQLETVCHEKLASLYQEKRRVRKQYQEEHTKIATQFSHLTEDVARKKSEYQKHLDYYKLLRGRFEEHIKSGRSGRKLDDVIDKYQKACRKLHQAHNEYVLLISEAVEVEKDFRTTLLPGLLEHQQTLQEGFIQAWSNLLSEIAKLSDTTSEKYVEIQRRIDTSISSINSTEEYREFTDKHKTSPTTPVVFQFDESLVEDSLGKLQANTLTVDNLTVDWLRGRQVELEGTIKDLQERQAKLLAEPNGTGTLATSSSPASSSPVSTPGTKPSTPILNGTGNSNGASGKDSQQIAANKSSKELNNLRCQERQTMKLVEMIRTALNEVGCEELPSGCDDIAVEHLIENKKSVSQDLSMTLSTNRPLHEEEWFHGVLPREEVVRLLRNEGDFLVRETTRNDESQTVLSVCWNGHKHFIVQTTAEGHYRFEGPAFPSIQELIVHQYQSELPVTGRSGAVLRKPVLRERWELSNDDVILLDKIGRGNFGDVYKAKLKSSKNTLVAVKTCRMTLPEEQKRKFLQEGRILKQYDHPNIVKLIGICVQKQPIMIVMELVAGGSLLMFLRKNATTLGQRQMMGMCRDAAAGMRYLESKNCIHRDLAARNCLIGSENIVKISDFGMSREEEEYIVSGGMKQIPIKWTAPEALNFGKYTSLCDVWSYGILVWEIFSRGDTPYSGMSNSMARERIDEGYRMPSPEGAPPEMYRLMLKCWSYEPESRPHFDEIYTVVDALILCTKD; encoded by the exons ATGGGCTTCTCGTCTGCGCTGCAAGGCCGAGCGGCACACGACGCGCTGCTCAACCGGCAGGAAGCGGAGCTGAAGCTGCTGGAAACCATGAAACGGTGTCTGGCACAGAAGGCAAAGTGTGACCGGGAGTATGCCGTCTCGTTGGCGGCCGTCACCCAGCAAGGATTGAAAATCGATCGCACCGATGATCTGCAAG GAAGCCACATTATGCGTGCTTGGCGGGGTTTTATGGAAGAACTCGAGCACACTGCCAAACAGATTCGCTCCAATGCCGAGCAGCTGGAAACGGTTTGTCACGAGAAGCTGGCCAGCCTCTACCAGGAGAAACGCCGGGTCCGCAAGCAGTACCAGGAAGAGCACACCAAAATTGCCACTCAGTTCAGTCAT CTCACAGAAGACGTCGCACGGAAGAAAAGCGAATATCAGAAGCATTTAGACTACTACAAACTGCTGCGAGGTCGATTCGAGGAACATATCAAAT CTGGTCGGTCTGGGCGAAAGCTGGACGATGTCATCGACAAGTATCAAAAAGCCTGCCGGAAGCTGCACCAGGCCCACAACGAGTACGTTCTGCTCATCAGCGAGGCGGTCGAGGTGGAGAAAGATTTTCGAACAACGCTACTGCCCGGCCTTCTCGAACACCAGCAGACGCTCCAGGAAGGATTCATCCAGGCATG GAGCAATCTGCTGTCAGAAATTGCAAAACTCAGTGACACCACATCGGAAAAGTACGTGGAAATACAGCGACGCATTGATACGAGTATATCGAGCATCAACTCGACGGAGGAGTATCGCGAGTTTACGGATAAGCACAAAACATCACCGACCACGCCGGTCGTCTTCCAGTTCGACGAAAGCCTCGTCGAAGACAGTCTCGGTAAACTCCAAGCGAACACGTTGACCGTCGACAACCTGACGGTGGATTGGTTACGCGGTCGCCAGGTGGAACTCGAAGGTACGATTAAGGATCTGCAAGAACGACAAGCCAAGCTGCtcgccgaaccgaacggaaccggtACACTGGCCACTAGCAGCTCACCCGCTTCCAGCAGCCCGGTCAGTACACCGGGAACAAAGCCATCCACACCGATTCTCAACGGTACCGGAAACAGCAACGGGGCATCAGGCAAGGACTCTCAGCAGATTGCGGCCAATAA ATCATCAAAGGAGTTGAACAACCTGCGGTGCCAGGAACGCCAAACCAtgaagctggtcgagatgaTACGAACAGCACTGAACGAGGTCGGATGCGAAGAGCTACCTTCCGGATGTGACGACATCGCGGTAGAGCACCTTATCGAGAACAAAAAGTCTGTCAGTCAGGATCTATCG ATGACGCTGTCCACAAACCGGCCACTGCATGAGGAAGAATGGTTCCACGGTGTGCTGCCGCGGGAAGAGGTGGTGCGGTTGCTAAGAAACGAAGGTGACTTCCTGGTGCGCGAGACGACGCGAAACGATGAAAGCCAAACCGTACTCAGTGTCTGTTGGAACGGTCACAAACACTTTATCGTGCAGACGACGGCGGAA GGCCACTACCGTTTCGAAGGACCGGCATTCCCCAGCATACAGGAGCTGATCGTGCACCAGTACCAGTCGGAGCTGCCGGTGACGGGCCGGTCAGGTGCGGTGCTGCGTAAGCCAGTGTTGCGCGAACGCTGGGAGCTGAGCAACGATGACGTGATACTGCTGGACAAGATTGGCCGGGGCAATTTCGGCGATGTGTACAAGGCGAAGCTGAAATCCTCCAAAAACACGCTGGTCGCGGTGAAAACCTGCCGCATGACGCTACCGGAGGAGCAGAAGCGCAAGTTTCTGCAGGAGGGACGCATCTTGAAGCAGTACGATCATCCCAACATCGTCAAGCTGATCGGTATCTGCGTGCAGAAGCAACCGATCATGATCGTGATGGAGCTGGTGGCCGGCGGATCGTTGCTGATGTTTTTGCGCAAAAATGCAACCACCTTGGGCCAGCGCCAGATGATGGGTATGTGCCGAGATGCGGCCGCCGGGATGCGCTACCTGGAGTCGAAAAACTGCATCCACCGTGATCTCGCGGCTCGAAACTGTTTAATCGGGAGCGAGAACATCGTGAAGATTTCTGACTTTGGAATGTCcagggaggaggaagagtatATCG TATCTGGCGGTATGAAGCAGATTCCAATCAAGTGGACTGCCCCGGAGGCGCTTAACTTTGGAAAGTACACCTCGCTGTGTGACGTCTGGTCGTACGGGATCCTGGTGTGGGAGATCTTTAGCCGTGGCGATACGCCCTACTCAGGAATGAGCAACTCGATGGCTCGCGAGCGAATAGACGAAGGCTACCGGATGCCATCGCCGGAGGGTGCTCCACCGGAGATGTACCGGCTCATGCTCAAGTGCTGGTCGTACGAGCCCGAAAGCCGGCCACACTTTGACGAAATCTATACCGTGGTCGATGCCCTGATTCTATGCACCAAGGACTGA